From a single Centropristis striata isolate RG_2023a ecotype Rhode Island chromosome 14, C.striata_1.0, whole genome shotgun sequence genomic region:
- the sh3bgrl3 gene encoding SH3 domain-binding glutamic acid-rich-like protein 3, with amino-acid sequence MGIKLYYTTVTASRTVKSQQAEVIRILESKSIQYELIDISVGGELRDEMRSKAGNPTAVPPQLFNEDQYCGDYEMFSDAVEADTVDQFLKLA; translated from the exons ATGGGGATCAAACTGTACTACACCACCGTTACTGCCTCTCGGACG GTGAAGTCTCAACAGGCAGAAGTGATCCGAATCCTTGAGAGTAAAAGCATCCAGTACGAGCTCATCGACATCTCTGTGGGCGGAGAGCTCCGTGACGAGATGAGAAGCAAAGCAGGGAACCCCACAGCAGTCCCCCCACAGCTGTTCAACGAGGACCAGTACTGTGGG GACTATGAAATGTTTTCTGATGCGGTTGAAGCAGATACAGTGGACCAATTTCTGAAACTGGCGTGA